Genomic window (Rosa chinensis cultivar Old Blush chromosome 6, RchiOBHm-V2, whole genome shotgun sequence):
tgaggataatgcagcttgtattgaacaaatgaagttaggtttcatcaagggcgacaacaccaagcatatatcgcctaagttcttttataatcagcaacaacaatcacttctaaagattgaagtgaatcaaatccgatcagaggataatgtagcggacttattcactaagtcgttacctaaatccaccttcgagaaacatgtgaagagcatcggattaagaaagctatccgaactcccacgattatagcaatcagggggagatatcgacatcagggggagttatgatgtctacatgttcaatctcgaagagtgaaggacgtgttgtgctctttttgtccttcgaccaggattatttttgtcccacagggtttttgttacctggcaaggtttttaacgaggcaacggatgaagcgtcaccaccaagtttgagcggcacaagggggagtgttgaaggaaaatcaagtttagtgtgccttatcaaactaggaataggaataggagagaaggttctagatttcccaatcctacacggattggtattccttgtaacattagattatgcactttgtaatccctatatatagggctcctattctctataatgaaatacacttctctcatcaatctctctcaataccaatatacttaaacagtATCGTAATTGTTTCCTACCGCCCACTCATCGAACTAGATGACTCATAGTAGTAGATTGGAGCGGAGAGGGTTCGGCTCAAAGCCCTCCTAGCTTTGTGGCAGCGCCAATTGGATTGTATAAGATTTGCACACAACTGCCGTGGCATCCCAACCTCTGTGCTAAAATGACGCCAGGAATGGGAGGCTACACTCTTCAAGTCACTGGCCATTAGAGCAAACCCTTCGACTTTTGTGAGAGACTTAACAAATCTTGTGGAGACGGGCAGTGCAGAAAATGGTGAAAACGTAGACGCCCAATTGAGAAGTTCTTCGCCATGAAAGTTACCTCTCTCAAGACACTTGGTGGTCGAAGAACTTGCACTGCTACTTGTCCCAGCACTGTTAGTGGTGTAGGTCAATAAAATGCCTTGTGTGATGAAGATCATCTTAACAATCGGCTCCCCCTCACCACTATGTTAGTGTCCTCAGTATATCTCACTGGCTTAAGATTGTCAAAGATTGCCTTCAATACTTCTTCATCCATAACTCGAAGCATTGGCACCTAcatcagaaaaataaaactacacATTACAATAGGCAACATCTATCATCATTCCACCACAAATTGAGCAGATAGACAAAGGAACTGACTTTTTTCAGCATAGGCAAACAGAGATGTCGCTTGATAAATCTTTTCTGCTCCAATGGAAGAATAGAGAGGATATTCCCCACATGAACATCTTTGTTTTGCTCAAGTTGTTTGTGTACATTTTGCATGATCAGCGTCTTCATGTTCTTAGGGATGTCATTCTCTGATAACCAGATCTGTACTTCTAGATCTTTCATTTTCATCTGCCGGATGATTTTCACCTTTTCTGACGATCGAGTTACCAACTGCATACATACCTATTCAGCAACAAAATAGTCATTTCTTCTTTTAACGTGAAATACATGCAGTACAATATACAATGATCAGGTAAACTGCCTGGTCGGTACGTAAATAACAAATGTAACCATATTTCTAATATATCTGAACTATACAGCTTCAGGATCAAATGTTTACTACAAATTTGCACATTTCCAACCAATCATCTCATCTTACACACCCTACTTCTCTGTTTGTATCCAAACCTCTATGTATATGCCTCCTTAGTAGTACTTATGATCAGTACAACTTCCCATTAATTATAACTTTCCATGTCTAAGATTGATCATACAATCCAAAACTGTCTAACACTCTCGTCTAAAATCAATATGAAGACAACATCATCGATGTAAGGAGTGTATGCGTGATCAAGCTTTGGGTTGTCATAACTCATAAGCAATTGAGAATGAATTATCATGAAGATAGTATATTGTACGTCTTCACAGTTTGTCTTTTCTAATAGCTAGTGAACATATACAGATAGTACTGGAAACAGAAACTTATGAGGAGCTTAAGTTACAAGAATAACAAGGATTGTATTGACTGGGCACCAACCTTCAAATTTGTAGTGAGATATAACAAAACTAATAGCAAGCCagtaattgaaataaaaacCACAAAGATGTTTTCCCAAGTATAGATACTGGTCTCAAGGTTCTGTCCTAGAGAACTGCAAAATTGAATGAATGTGTGTTAACTCCTAAGTAAATTCATTCTGTTTAAGTAAGAAAGTCCAGAATCGCTTCACCATGTGAAAAGCATTCTTAGTTAAATAGACCACATCTATTGACATAAGATATTTGACGTAAGATAAACAGGACAGAAACAAACCTGAAAACATGTACTattcaaactttcaaagttacTTTTATATCATCTTGGCTTGGTTGTAAACCAAACAGACTTTCATTCAAAGAACTTGAGTCCAAGAAAATATGTACTATTCAAACTGAAAACATGTACTattcaaactttcaaagttatgaAATGCAAACTGCAAACCTTAGATTTCGCAGACCCCACCAGAAACAGTGTAAGAACTTTTTTGGTAAATTGGTTGACTCCAGCACACTATGTTGAACGGCATCAGAAAACATACCATAATCAAATGATTGTGTATGACGTGAATTATTTACAGAGCATACATCATCCAGAATTGTGATGTTTCTGATTGAACTGTCATTACAGTAAAATGTAGTAGGTTCAGATCCATTTTCCCTCCGACAAGCATATTGCCAGCTTGATATCACTCTTTGGATAGCTAAGAAGTACCAAAAGGCTCCAAATACCTACAGGATTGGCAAATTAGTAATAGCAGATCTTCAGAGAAAGTTAATGGAAACATGAAGAAAATATTATAAAGtcaacatcaaaataaaagatGACTCCTGGGATACTTGTTATTACCCTTTCTGCACCATGTatattttttcttcataaaagttacAACACTAATTCACAAAGAACCTGGATGCTAATAAGAAATCCGACCAAAGATTGGTAATTCAATGAAGAAATTAGAATTAAGTAATACATGAGATTGAAACTTACATGACTAGCAAGGATGTAGAGAAAGAAACTGAATGCACCTTTGAATAAAATCCATACTTCAGTCTCTCTCATAGGAGTCTTGTTAAGATCTGTACACAATAAGTAAATGCGAAGCGTGCGTGGCACATATTGCAACAGGGCAAGAAAAGCCAGAAACTTCATTTCATTCAAAGAACTTGAgtccaagaaaataagaatcaCGACCTGGACATATTACAATGGTTTAAGCCACCACTGAAATCTAATTATCATATGAAAATATTGTTTTAAATACATCCACTTCTCAGCagcttcttttttcttgggTTGCATGGTCAAACATACAGTTTGatagtaagaaaaaaaaaatgatcagaAAGCCTTTGTACCTGAGGAATGGGAAGAACAGCTAAAAAGTTAACTAGGATGTGTGACCAGACTTGCCAAATCAGCTTAATCATTGCCAATGCATCCTCAACTAATATCATTCCTTTTGTCAAGGCCATCGTATGCCAATATGATCTCCCCATGACCCTATATGTTGGAACTTTAGGATCAATATAAATTTGAATACTAATGTCCAATATATACAAGAGATCCGTTGCTGATCGTAATGAAATAACTATTGCCTTCAAATGTGAGGATGAGGAAGTCCTCTCTTTTGAAATTCTATAGTGTGCAAATGTgcttcaatttctccaaaaggTTCTCTAGACTTAATATAATTAATCGTATCCTGTAATTTTATGTTAAACATTCTCGAAATGATGTCAGATCTTTCTTCAACTTTATACCTAGGTTTCGTGTTAAAATATCTTTCTATTTCTAGCCACTTAACATTGCACGTAAAAGTTATAAATAAATCTGGATTACCATATTGTCTGCAAATTGCCATAGCATCTTGATAGTTATTAATCACATCTCTAGGACTTCCCGTATGAGAACTTGGTAAAATGATTTTTTGTCCTAAATCACGACCTTTATTAATTCCTGCTGAAGAAGCAGCAAAAATATCTTTATAAATTTCAGTTCGAAAATTCTTTTGATTTCTTCTGATCCAATCTAAACGATCTTCTTCAGCTGTTACATAAGCATCAACTAAAAATTGTTGAAATAATTGTCCTTCATTATTTCTATCTTGAATTTGATATGCAATATAAGCACGCATTGACATTTTCTGTCTTTTCTTTGTATTATTTCCTGCAATTTGTTGCATCGATAAATCTATCTTACATCCATCTTCACCATATGGAAAAAGTATTGGATATTGCAACGCCATATACTTTGGATGAATTTTGGAAATACGTTGTAAATATATGTTATTTGACTCAATAATTATATCTTTATTTGAATTGTGCTCTCCAATATCACCAATTATTAAACCACCAATTTCTTCAGTCATTGGTTCTTCATATTGTTTACTATCAGTAGGTTGACAATTAAGTATACTGATATTtaattagaggtggcaaacgggccactaagcacgagcacggcactggcccggcacgcttaaaagcggcccggcacgacccgagcacgttagaataacgggtcgagctgggcctaagaatattgacccattggcccggcccggcccgagcatgacatattgtgggccggcccgttacaaacacaaaatttcattttgtttttaaaaatattaaaaaaatacaatgatgagatttgaatatgagacctttttatttaaaatctcatggcaattccaccaatgttttcttcttgtcaaaataatgaagcaaaacattatatccttgttttgacataagtattttttctaaatattaaatatatgtttattaataaagactaatctcataataatacaactatagaatgaaggaaagaataatagatactaaatcttcattatattaataaagattaatctcacaataatatactaaaaacaatatattttgagtttttttttcttctttctttcttatagtggaatataaaaaattattagaaatctaatatTAAAAAGCTAAGactaagaaaaacgttgtagaacttaatttattttaattttctaaatagttaaataaaattaatttttatttgttcaaattaagattttaaaatcgtgatttatagtgggtaggcacgagcacggcccggcatgatatgggctcgggccatgggcagggtcgggcttaatgtttaagtaaatgggccggcacgaacCCGGCaagataataaatgggccggcccaagcacggcacgaagcactactaggcccgcttaaaatgggcccggcctgcccgtttgccacctctatatTTAATGAAGGTATAGAATGATTTTCAAATTTATCTCTCATTGTTCGAAATTCTTTCACTAATTcattaatttcatcaaacattTTAACCAGGCCTCCAACAATGTCTGCTTTGATATTTTCATTTACATGACTAGGATCAATTGCATTCATACGATTTGAGACCTCATTTTTTGTATCATACACATATAATTGAGCATATTTAGGATTTTCTCCATCAGAAGGTAATACAGAACCCATTAAATAATGTACTTGACCACTAATTTTAAAGACATAAGGTCCTGATCCAGTGTTTATTTTACGATCAATTGTAGCTCCCATCGATGTAAAAGAAAACATTGAATTACACACTCTgatattttctctaaaaactcTGCTTTCTGGACCATTATTTGGATCTAATTAACAATGTTTCAAGAAAATTTGGTGTTGGTTTGAGTTGTTGAAGTTTGATTTGACATTTTTTGCAACAATTTGGATAAATTAGAGGCGCATTTGAAGATGTTTGTTTATTAGCTTCTCCAAACTAGAAACATGCGTTGGAATAATCACATACATGAATATTATCACCTGAATCTTCATACGTCACAATCATTCCTATGATCAAAATTTCACTTGTCATAgataatttatattacaatcGTTGTCTCCAAACAAT
Coding sequences:
- the LOC112174870 gene encoding LOW QUALITY PROTEIN: cyclic nucleotide-gated ion channel 1 (The sequence of the model RefSeq protein was modified relative to this genomic sequence to represent the inferred CDS: inserted 1 base in 1 codon), whose product is MALQYPILFPYGEDGSTDLLYILDISIQIYIDPKVPTYRVMGRSYWHTMALTKGMILVEDALAMIKLIWQVWSHILVNFLAVLPIPQVVILIFLDSSSLNEMKFLAFLALLQYVPRTLRIYLLCTDLNKTPMRETEVWILFKGAFSFFLYILASHVFGAFWYFLAIQRVISSWQYACRRENGSEPTTFYCNDSSIRNITILDDVCSVNNSRHTQSFDYGMFSDAVQHSVLESTNLPKKFLHCFWWGLRNLSSLGQNLETSIYTWENIFVVFISITGLLLVLLYLTTNLKVCMQLVTRSSEKVKIIRQMKMKDLEVQIWLSENDIPKNMKTLIMQNVHKQLEQNKDVHVGNILSILPLEQKRFIKRHLCLPMLKKVPMLRVMDEEVLKAIFDNLKPVRYTEDTNIVXEGEPIVKMIFITQGILLTYTTNSAGTSSSASSSTTKCLERGNFHGEELLNWASTFSPFSALPVSTRFVKSLTKVEGFALMASDLKSVASHSWRHFSTEVGMPRQLCANLIQSNWRCHKARRALSRTLSAPIYYYESSSSMSGR